From the Lampris incognitus isolate fLamInc1 chromosome 6, fLamInc1.hap2, whole genome shotgun sequence genome, one window contains:
- the ckmt1 gene encoding creatine kinase, mitochondrial 1: MAGSFTRILSSRRNVGLLSLVGAGTVTAGLLLHREHVTAGVPVRRLYPASAEYPDLRKHNNCMASHLTPAIYAKLCDKATPNGYTLDQAIQTGVDNPGHPFIKTVGMVAGDEESYEVFADLFDPVIKERHNGYDPHKMTHPTDLDASKIQSGHFDERYVLSSRVRTGRSIRGLSLPPACTRAERREVERVVVDALSGLKGDLAGKYFSLTQMTEKEQQQLIDDHFLFDKPVSPLLTCAGMARDWPDARGIWHNNEKTFLIWINEEDHTRVISMEKGGNMKRVFERFCRGLKEVEHLISEKGWEFMWNERMGYILTCPSNLGTGLRAGVHVKLPNLSKDPRLSKILDNLRLQKRGTGGVDTAAVGSTFDISNLDRLGQSEVQLVQTVIDGVNYLIECEKRLEKGQDIKIPPPPKQFK; this comes from the exons ATGGCCGGCAGCTTCACCAGGATCCTGTCCTCCAGGCGGAACGTGGGACTGCTGTCGTTAGTCGGTGCCGGGACTGTGACGGCGGGGCTCCTGCTGCACCGCGAGCACGTCACCGCCGGAGTGCCTGTACGGAGACTGTACCCCGCCAG TGCAGAGTACCCTGACCTACGCAAGCACAACAATTGCATGGCCAGTCACCTAACACCTGCCATCTATGCCAAGCTGTGTGACAAGGCCACTCCTAACGGCTACACGCTGGACCAGGCCATCCAGACGGGCGTGGACAACCCAGGGCACCCCTTCATCAAGACCGTGGGCATGGTGGCAGGGGACGAGGAGTCCTACGAG GTATTTGCTGACCTGTTCGACCCTGTCATCAAGGAGAGGCACAATGGTTACGACCCCCACAAGATGACCCACCCCACTGATCTGGATGCCAGCAAG atccagtcAGGCCACTTTGACGAGCGCTACGTGCTGTCATCCAGGGTGAGGACGGGACGCAGCATCCGCGGGCTCAGCCTGCCGCCCGCCTGCACCCGGGCCGAGCGCCGGGAGGTGGAGAGGGTGGTGGTGGATGCCCTGTCCGGCTTGAAGGGGGACCTGGCCGGGAAGTACTTCAGCCTGACTCAGATGACCGAGAAGGAGCAACAGCAGCTCATCGAC GACCACTTCCTGTTCGACAAACCGGTGTCCCCCCTCCTGACGTGTGCAGGCATGGCACGTGATTGGCCAGATGCCCGTGGTATTTG GCACAACAACGAGAAGACCTTCTTGATCTGGATCAATGAGGAGGACCATACCAGGGTCATCTCCATGGAGAAGGGAGGAAACATGAAGAGAGTCTTTGAAAGGTTCTGCAGAGGCctcaaagag GTGGAGCATTTGATCTCAGAAAAGGGCTGGGAGTTTATGTGGAATGAGAGGATGGGTTACATCCTGACCTGTCCCTCTAACCTGGGCACAGGGCTCCGTGCTGGCGTCCACGTCAAGCTGCCCAACCTAAGCaag GACCCACGCCTCAGTAAGATCCTGGACAACCTCCGCCTGCAGAAGAGGGGCACCGGGGGAGTGGACACGGCTGCCGTTGGCAGCACCTTTGATATCTCCAACCTGGACCGCCTGGGACAGTCTGAG gtCCAGCTGGTGCAGACAGTGATCGACGGTGTCAACTACTTGATTGAGTGTGAGAAGAGACTGGAGAAAGGACAGGACATCAAGATCCCACCACCCCCTAAGCAGTTCAAGTAG